One window from the genome of Pyrobaculum ferrireducens encodes:
- a CDS encoding alcohol dehydrogenase catalytic domain-containing protein yields the protein MKAAVFSTPGLENLSIQDVEAPRPGPGEVLIKVRHAGANPLDYNVVTGAVKATPMPHIPGSEFAGVVEEVGPGVEGLQRGDAVVVYNRLYCGHCRHCLAGWTQMCESTGGALIGVATQGGYAEYAVVPARNVEKTRAELREAATLPIGGLTAWNMAYRAGISPGERVAVVGATGNVGVYAVQFAKLLGGEVYAVTRRKDMSAPVLKSIGADYVVTPDEAREAAPFDVVLDPTGAGNWELSYSLLGRMGRYVTAGALTGAEVKLDLRRLYGMQISVIGSTGGRRGDFKLVVRLLESGRIKAVIYKTYGLAEARRALEELRSGDRVGKVLVAI from the coding sequence ATGAAGGCGGCTGTCTTTTCCACGCCAGGCCTGGAGAACCTGTCTATACAAGACGTGGAGGCCCCCCGGCCGGGGCCCGGCGAGGTTTTGATAAAGGTGAGGCACGCGGGGGCCAACCCGCTGGACTACAACGTGGTGACGGGCGCCGTCAAGGCTACGCCGATGCCCCACATACCCGGTAGCGAATTCGCCGGGGTTGTGGAGGAGGTGGGGCCCGGGGTTGAGGGGCTACAGCGGGGGGACGCGGTGGTTGTGTACAACAGGCTGTACTGCGGGCACTGCCGCCACTGCCTAGCTGGCTGGACGCAGATGTGCGAGTCGACTGGCGGCGCGTTGATCGGAGTCGCCACCCAGGGCGGCTACGCCGAGTACGCGGTGGTACCTGCGCGCAACGTCGAGAAGACCAGGGCCGAGTTGAGGGAGGCGGCGACCCTGCCCATCGGGGGCCTCACAGCGTGGAACATGGCGTATAGAGCCGGCATATCCCCCGGCGAGCGGGTGGCCGTGGTTGGGGCCACCGGCAACGTAGGGGTTTACGCAGTCCAGTTCGCCAAGTTGCTCGGCGGCGAGGTGTACGCGGTGACTAGGCGCAAGGACATGTCGGCCCCAGTGCTGAAGTCGATAGGTGCAGATTACGTAGTGACGCCGGATGAGGCGAGGGAAGCGGCTCCTTTCGATGTGGTACTGGACCCAACGGGAGCCGGCAACTGGGAGCTGAGCTACTCCCTACTTGGGAGGATGGGGCGCTACGTCACGGCTGGGGCTTTAACAGGCGCCGAGGTGAAGCTGGATCTGAGGAGGCTCTACGGGATGCAGATCTCTGTGATAGGCTCCACCGGCGGGAGGCGCGGCGACTTTAAGCTGGTGGTGAGGCTTCTAGAGAGCGGAAGGATAAAGGCGGTTATATACAAGACGTACGGCTTGGCGGAGGCGAGGCGCGCCTTGGAGGAGTTGCGGTCCGGCGACAGAGTCGGCAAGGTACTGGTGGCGATATGA
- a CDS encoding HAD family hydrolase, translated as MVVEALLLDLDKTLVNVEDFTDYCSALAELDAAGYAPRVRGPETYWGRCTKTVMDVLISLGGAEWARANEIVRRYELIGAERAVAMPYLDLFLAATERLPKAIVTLLDAEATSLVLQRFAIKTQAVVARVPGIRPKPHPDPVIHALKLLGAEPDGAVMVGDSEWDEKAADAAGVRFIAVTNGRQNHNFKTPYIANNLKEAAKLIQEL; from the coding sequence ATGGTGGTAGAGGCCCTCCTCCTCGACCTAGACAAGACGCTTGTAAACGTCGAGGACTTCACCGACTACTGCTCTGCGCTGGCGGAGCTGGACGCGGCTGGATACGCCCCACGCGTGAGAGGCCCCGAGACGTACTGGGGCAGGTGCACCAAGACCGTCATGGATGTTCTAATCTCCCTCGGCGGCGCGGAGTGGGCAAGGGCAAACGAGATAGTGCGCAGATACGAGCTGATCGGCGCGGAGCGGGCCGTGGCCATGCCCTACCTAGACCTGTTTCTAGCCGCGACGGAGCGCCTCCCAAAGGCAATCGTGACGCTTCTCGACGCCGAGGCCACCAGCCTCGTCCTCCAGAGATTCGCCATCAAGACGCAGGCGGTGGTGGCGAGGGTACCCGGCATAAGGCCGAAGCCCCACCCCGACCCGGTGATACACGCGCTGAAGCTACTAGGCGCCGAGCCCGACGGCGCGGTGATGGTTGGAGACAGCGAGTGGGACGAAAAGGCGGCCGATGCCGCGGGGGTGCGCTTCATCGCCGTGACAAACGGGCGGCAGAACCACAACTTCAAAACCCCATACATAGCCAACAACCTAAAGGAAGCCGCTAAACTAATACAAGAGCTGTAG
- a CDS encoding PaREP1 family protein, translated as MREAEIECRLALAFLSVGLVRDAAGKAFQCWKAYLAALAVEGRDILKARFPGVARLRRGEEAEEIEDVDVVIAVMPTTRMAEIAALLSRRFGEEVLKNTFLALELHRYQYNGPDPEAVVSNVPDDSTAARLICVLTRDLAARSEDLKKIHAGVCK; from the coding sequence ATGAGGGAGGCGGAAATAGAGTGTAGACTAGCGCTGGCGTTTCTCTCCGTGGGCTTGGTGAGAGACGCCGCTGGCAAGGCTTTTCAGTGCTGGAAGGCCTACCTGGCGGCTCTGGCGGTGGAGGGGAGGGATATACTGAAGGCTAGGTTCCCCGGCGTCGCGAGGTTGCGTAGGGGGGAGGAGGCGGAGGAGATCGAGGACGTCGATGTGGTAATCGCCGTGATGCCTACTACGAGGATGGCCGAGATCGCGGCGTTGCTGTCGCGGAGGTTCGGCGAGGAGGTGTTGAAAAACACATTTCTAGCGTTGGAGCTACATAGGTATCAATACAACGGCCCCGATCCCGAGGCCGTGGTTTCCAACGTGCCGGACGACTCGACGGCGGCTAGGCTCATCTGCGTCTTGACGAGAGATCTGGCGGCGCGTTCAGAAGATCTCAAAAAGATACACGCCGGCGTCTGTAAATAG
- a CDS encoding PEP/pyruvate-binding domain-containing protein, whose protein sequence is MIIVPISSLKKSDILLAGGKGASLGELVQAGARVPPGYVVTSIAYKNFLEYNGIDKLVARLERRDGDPYALAARIRSAILEGEMPGDLSRELDKVSNEFMRDFLAVRSSATYEDSPEFSFAGIHETYLGVRGADVESYVRRVWASNFEDRAVAYKLDNKIPPSKVLMAVVVQRLVNPKAAGVAFTLDPRNGDRSVVVVESSWGLGESVVAGEVNPDRYVVSKITEEVLKREISNGKNTMYVLEGGKVVHKEVPPELAAASSLEDGEVVEVARQAVMLEKYFGHPVDVEWAIERDVYILQSRPETVWSRRKTSGEWHSTGDLLKDIAYNLLSFKL, encoded by the coding sequence ATGATTATTGTACCCATCTCCTCGCTGAAGAAATCCGACATTTTACTCGCCGGGGGGAAGGGCGCTTCTCTAGGTGAGCTTGTCCAGGCCGGCGCCAGGGTGCCGCCTGGCTACGTAGTCACCAGCATAGCCTACAAGAACTTCCTAGAGTACAACGGAATTGACAAGCTCGTGGCGAGGCTGGAGAGGCGAGACGGCGACCCCTACGCCCTCGCCGCTAGGATCAGGTCTGCGATTTTGGAGGGCGAGATGCCGGGCGACTTGTCCCGCGAGCTTGATAAAGTCAGCAATGAATTTATGAGAGACTTCCTAGCCGTTAGGTCAAGCGCCACCTACGAAGACTCGCCTGAGTTCAGCTTCGCAGGAATTCACGAGACGTATCTCGGCGTGAGGGGGGCCGACGTGGAGAGCTACGTGAGGAGGGTTTGGGCTAGCAACTTCGAGGATAGGGCCGTGGCGTATAAGCTTGACAACAAAATCCCGCCCTCTAAGGTGCTTATGGCTGTGGTGGTGCAGAGGCTCGTGAACCCCAAGGCGGCGGGGGTCGCCTTCACCCTCGACCCCAGAAATGGCGACAGGTCGGTGGTGGTTGTGGAGTCCAGCTGGGGCCTGGGGGAGTCTGTGGTGGCTGGGGAGGTGAATCCAGATAGGTACGTGGTGAGTAAGATAACGGAGGAGGTTTTGAAGAGGGAGATCTCCAACGGGAAAAACACCATGTACGTCTTGGAGGGGGGGAAGGTGGTTCATAAAGAGGTCCCGCCTGAGCTGGCGGCGGCCTCCTCGCTTGAGGATGGGGAGGTTGTGGAGGTGGCTAGGCAGGCGGTTATGCTTGAGAAGTACTTTGGACACCCGGTGGATGTGGAGTGGGCTATTGAGAGGGATGTCTATATTCTCCAGAGCCGCCCCGAGACTGTGTGGAGCAGGAGGAAGACAAGCGGCGAGTGGCACAGCACGGGCGACTTGTTGAAAGACATTGCGTATAATCTACTTTCATTTAAATTGTAA
- a CDS encoding lyase family protein, whose amino-acid sequence MYVDRAKRLYLETGFRFPREIIWAMGVVKAACAMANAQLGALDGEIARAIAAAARELADGKMDGEVTVDVFQTGSGTGFNMNINEVVARRASEILGMPVHPNDHVNKSQSSNDVVPTAIRLAALRAARELLLPALDAAISTLGLKAAEFASIVKAGRTHLRDALPVTLGQELGAYAAALRREKEFVELALARVAEVPLGGTAVGTGQGAPEGFAELAVALAAKESGLPLKRGNPFTQMRLLTDLLLISSALRALSVDLYRLMQDVRLMFSGPNTGLAEIDLPSQRELPGSSMMPGKHNPVTAEAAMLAAAQVMGLDHANQIAALLGEFELSMGIPLMGYNIITQIKLLSEALRKAAEVVVADIMPNVERMRAYAQASQASVTAFATVLGYDKAARLAELLERGVPLEEALKSINKSGV is encoded by the coding sequence ATGTATGTTGATAGGGCTAAGCGGCTGTACCTAGAGACGGGTTTTAGATTTCCCCGCGAGATTATATGGGCCATGGGTGTCGTGAAGGCGGCGTGCGCAATGGCCAACGCCCAGCTCGGCGCTCTAGACGGGGAGATCGCGAGGGCCATCGCGGCTGCCGCGCGCGAGCTGGCCGATGGGAAGATGGACGGCGAGGTTACGGTTGATGTATTCCAGACAGGCTCAGGCACGGGGTTTAACATGAACATAAACGAGGTGGTGGCCAGGAGGGCCTCGGAGATCCTAGGCATGCCTGTGCACCCAAACGACCACGTCAACAAGAGCCAGTCCTCCAACGACGTGGTGCCGACCGCGATTAGGCTCGCGGCGTTGCGGGCGGCCAGGGAGCTGTTGTTGCCGGCCCTGGACGCCGCAATATCTACGCTGGGGCTGAAGGCGGCGGAGTTTGCCAGCATCGTCAAGGCTGGCCGTACCCATCTGCGGGACGCGCTCCCGGTGACGCTGGGGCAGGAGCTGGGGGCATACGCCGCGGCCCTTAGACGCGAAAAGGAGTTCGTGGAGCTGGCACTGGCTAGGGTGGCAGAGGTCCCTCTGGGAGGGACGGCGGTCGGCACCGGGCAAGGCGCGCCGGAGGGCTTTGCCGAGTTAGCCGTGGCGCTGGCGGCCAAGGAGTCGGGTCTTCCCCTAAAGAGAGGCAACCCGTTCACTCAGATGAGGCTCCTCACCGACTTGTTGCTTATATCCTCGGCGCTACGCGCCCTCTCGGTCGACCTTTACAGGCTCATGCAGGACGTGAGGCTCATGTTCTCCGGGCCCAACACGGGCCTGGCGGAGATAGATCTGCCGAGCCAGCGGGAGCTCCCCGGTAGCTCAATGATGCCGGGTAAGCACAACCCCGTCACCGCCGAGGCCGCCATGTTAGCCGCGGCTCAGGTGATGGGCCTCGACCACGCCAACCAGATAGCGGCGTTGCTGGGCGAGTTTGAGCTGTCCATGGGTATCCCGCTGATGGGCTACAATATCATTACACAGATCAAGCTTTTGTCCGAGGCCTTGAGGAAGGCGGCTGAGGTCGTGGTGGCCGATATTATGCCCAACGTTGAGAGAATGCGGGCATATGCCCAAGCCTCCCAAGCCAGCGTCACCGCGTTCGCTACTGTGCTGGGCTACGACAAGGCGGCGCGCTTAGCCGAGTTATTGGAGAGGGGGGTGCCGCTGGAGGAAGCTCTCAAGTCGATTAATAAATCAGGAGTGTAG
- a CDS encoding PEP-utilizing enzyme — translation MSEKRFPYPDEVKLPEGIDIETYKRMYAYYRLPATVLFGKDAPKELVEWERKMFWYQDSLHHYDVMYPLDDIHPATWEIALSTYNSRIFVVPPANGIPHRLVNGYLFISFVPVLDEKEIQKRLEHFQKRAGYYYQNWNDIYEKNWKPEAEKIVKEMESLEFRDLPEFEDESVVFGRKGYSPSAYHLVDNWLRLVMLHQRLWWKHFEMLNLGYAAYLLFYQFMKQKFPDIPDQHIALMVAGIDVILFKPDMELRRLAKLAVELGVADRILSFATAEQMEAELSRSKNPNEQKWFNEWNSVKYPWFYYTTGIGFYHHEPRWIDDLNIPFNFLKDYISKVKRGESLETATERLRKQRDEIAARYRELLSEEDRKVFDQYLQIAKTVFPYVEEHNFYVEHWGHTVFYNKIKEVGRILAKHGFIEKAEDIFYMNWWEIYLALLDLVASWAVVMPPVGKYYWPKEIARRKEILAKLKEYKPPPALGRPPEVVTEPFTVMLWGVTRERIEDWLGTAAAGKVIKGFPASPGVVEGRAVVVKSVEELGKVKEGDILVCPNTSPAWGPVFAKVKAVVSDIGGLMAHAAIVAREYGVPAVVGTGNASRIIKDGQKIRVDGFKGVVEILE, via the coding sequence ATGAGCGAGAAGAGATTTCCCTATCCCGATGAAGTAAAACTCCCCGAAGGTATTGACATAGAGACATACAAGCGTATGTATGCCTACTACCGGCTGCCGGCTACTGTTCTGTTTGGAAAAGACGCGCCCAAGGAGCTAGTCGAGTGGGAGAGGAAGATGTTTTGGTACCAGGATTCGCTTCACCACTACGACGTGATGTACCCACTAGACGACATACACCCCGCGACGTGGGAGATAGCGCTCTCCACCTATAACTCCAGGATTTTCGTCGTGCCGCCCGCCAACGGCATACCTCACAGGCTGGTCAACGGCTACCTCTTCATATCCTTCGTGCCGGTGCTCGACGAAAAGGAGATACAGAAGCGTCTCGAGCACTTCCAGAAGAGGGCGGGCTACTACTACCAGAACTGGAACGACATTTACGAGAAGAACTGGAAGCCGGAGGCCGAGAAGATAGTCAAGGAGATGGAGTCGCTGGAGTTTAGAGATCTCCCAGAGTTTGAGGACGAGTCGGTGGTGTTTGGGAGAAAGGGGTACTCGCCCTCCGCCTACCACCTCGTTGACAACTGGCTGAGGCTGGTGATGCTTCACCAAAGGCTGTGGTGGAAACACTTCGAGATGCTGAACCTCGGCTACGCCGCCTACCTGCTCTTCTACCAATTCATGAAGCAGAAGTTCCCAGACATCCCCGACCAGCACATCGCGTTGATGGTGGCGGGCATCGACGTTATCTTGTTTAAGCCAGATATGGAGCTTAGGCGCCTGGCTAAGCTAGCGGTGGAGCTGGGCGTGGCTGATAGAATTCTGTCCTTCGCCACGGCGGAGCAGATGGAGGCCGAGTTATCCAGAAGTAAAAACCCCAACGAGCAGAAGTGGTTTAATGAGTGGAACTCTGTGAAGTACCCATGGTTCTACTACACCACCGGCATAGGCTTCTACCACCACGAGCCTAGGTGGATCGACGACCTCAACATACCCTTCAACTTCTTAAAAGACTACATTAGTAAGGTCAAGAGGGGAGAGTCTCTTGAAACAGCTACCGAGCGTTTGAGAAAGCAGAGGGACGAAATCGCCGCTAGGTACAGAGAGTTGCTGAGCGAGGAGGATAGGAAGGTCTTCGACCAGTATCTACAGATTGCCAAAACGGTGTTTCCCTACGTAGAGGAGCACAACTTCTACGTGGAGCACTGGGGCCACACGGTGTTTTACAACAAGATCAAGGAGGTGGGCAGAATACTGGCTAAACACGGCTTCATCGAAAAGGCGGAGGATATCTTCTACATGAACTGGTGGGAGATCTACCTGGCTCTTCTAGACCTCGTGGCGAGCTGGGCAGTGGTGATGCCTCCAGTGGGTAAGTACTACTGGCCAAAGGAGATAGCTAGGAGAAAGGAAATACTGGCTAAGCTGAAGGAGTACAAGCCGCCTCCTGCCCTTGGGAGGCCTCCGGAGGTTGTGACAGAGCCCTTCACGGTGATGCTGTGGGGTGTGACTAGGGAGAGGATCGAGGACTGGCTGGGCACCGCGGCGGCTGGCAAGGTGATAAAGGGCTTCCCCGCCTCTCCCGGCGTCGTGGAGGGGAGGGCCGTGGTTGTTAAGTCTGTGGAGGAGCTGGGCAAGGTGAAGGAGGGGGACATATTGGTGTGTCCCAACACGTCGCCTGCGTGGGGGCCGGTTTTCGCAAAGGTGAAGGCCGTGGTGTCTGACATAGGCGGGTTGATGGCGCACGCCGCGATTGTCGCGAGGGAGTACGGCGTGCCCGCCGTGGTGGGGACCGGCAACGCGTCGCGGATAATTAAAGACGGGCAGAAGATTAGGGTAGACGGCTTCAAAGGCGTGGTGGAGATACTGGAATGA
- a CDS encoding CoA-acylating methylmalonate-semialdehyde dehydrogenase: protein MIKISSSYGLLKPLVEGKFVDVDHDRVLPTYDPGLGRQIGEVPVMKNVDEAVQSAARAFEKWSRLPVYERLQYLVKLKIVFEQRLEEMAHLIAQNVGKTKQEAMGELRRAVESIDMALAAPHLMAEVRKVMNIAQAEPEIDMETVKEPLGVFAVITPFNFPVMIPMWFIPLAVTLGDTVVLKPSEQDPVPALYMASLFVEAGYPPGVLNVVLGDGSTAETLIKHRDVVGVAFVGSTRVGSQVYALAAAHGKRALVGAGAKNPVVVMPDADMKNAVENIATGFFVMAGQRCLAPGNLILVGEAYDKFKNAIVERVKKIRVGYQLLDTTDMGPVISAASKKRISDMITRAAEAGAEVLVDGRSYSPPREYAEGFYLGPTVLDKVAIDMEIAQEEVFGPVLPIIRAESFEEAVEIANKTRYGNAASIFTSSGRYAREFARRVNAGNVGINMSIAQPTPHFPFGGRKQSFFGVLHAQVDAVDFFTDRKVIMQRWW, encoded by the coding sequence ATGATAAAGATTTCAAGTAGCTACGGGTTGCTGAAGCCCCTCGTCGAGGGCAAGTTTGTAGACGTGGACCACGACCGGGTTTTGCCCACGTACGACCCCGGCTTGGGGAGGCAGATTGGGGAGGTGCCTGTCATGAAAAACGTGGACGAGGCGGTGCAGTCAGCGGCTAGGGCTTTTGAGAAGTGGTCTAGGCTCCCGGTTTACGAAAGACTTCAATACTTGGTGAAGTTAAAGATTGTCTTCGAGCAAAGGCTTGAGGAGATGGCCCACCTCATTGCACAGAACGTGGGTAAGACTAAGCAGGAGGCTATGGGAGAGTTGCGGAGGGCTGTGGAGTCTATCGACATGGCCCTCGCCGCGCCGCATCTAATGGCCGAGGTGAGGAAGGTTATGAACATCGCCCAGGCGGAGCCGGAGATCGACATGGAGACTGTGAAGGAGCCGCTGGGCGTCTTCGCCGTCATCACGCCATTCAACTTCCCTGTGATGATTCCCATGTGGTTCATACCGCTGGCTGTGACGCTGGGCGACACTGTGGTCCTGAAGCCCAGCGAGCAGGACCCGGTGCCGGCGCTGTACATGGCTTCGCTGTTTGTAGAGGCGGGCTACCCGCCGGGGGTGCTCAACGTGGTGCTCGGCGACGGGTCCACGGCTGAGACCTTGATAAAGCATAGAGACGTCGTGGGGGTGGCCTTCGTGGGGTCCACCAGGGTTGGCTCGCAGGTGTACGCCCTCGCCGCGGCCCACGGCAAGAGGGCGCTGGTGGGCGCCGGGGCTAAGAACCCAGTTGTGGTTATGCCTGACGCCGATATGAAAAACGCCGTTGAGAACATAGCCACGGGCTTCTTCGTGATGGCTGGCCAGCGCTGCCTCGCGCCGGGTAACCTAATCCTCGTGGGCGAGGCTTATGACAAGTTTAAAAACGCGATTGTGGAGAGGGTGAAGAAGATTAGGGTTGGGTACCAGCTTCTAGACACCACAGACATGGGGCCTGTCATATCGGCCGCCTCTAAGAAGAGGATTTCTGACATGATTACAAGAGCCGCCGAGGCTGGCGCCGAGGTTCTGGTAGACGGTAGGTCTTACAGCCCGCCGAGGGAGTACGCAGAGGGCTTCTACCTGGGGCCCACGGTGCTGGACAAGGTGGCCATCGACATGGAAATCGCCCAGGAGGAGGTGTTCGGCCCGGTGTTGCCTATAATTAGAGCTGAGAGTTTTGAAGAGGCTGTGGAGATCGCAAACAAAACCCGCTACGGCAACGCCGCCTCTATCTTCACATCAAGCGGGAGGTACGCCCGGGAGTTCGCGCGGAGGGTCAACGCGGGGAATGTAGGCATCAACATGTCAATCGCCCAACCCACGCCTCACTTCCCCTTCGGCGGCAGGAAGCAGTCTTTCTTCGGCGTGTTGCACGCACAGGTAGACGCAGTGGACTTCTTCACCGACCGCAAGGTAATTATGCAGAGATGGTGGTAG
- a CDS encoding GlcG/HbpS family heme-binding protein translates to MKVFDAVARGVSKAEQMGIKVSIAVVDENGEVVAIYKMPGAYVFSPWVAYLKARTAAVFRRSTAELAERAAQNLPFYIGLTIHAGLIFGKGGLPVSSNSFRGAVGVSGGTGDQDEEVAKAVAEALHS, encoded by the coding sequence ATGAAGGTTTTCGACGCCGTGGCCAGGGGCGTCTCCAAGGCCGAGCAGATGGGGATAAAGGTGTCCATCGCGGTTGTGGATGAAAACGGCGAGGTGGTCGCCATCTACAAGATGCCAGGGGCATACGTATTCTCTCCGTGGGTAGCGTACCTCAAAGCCCGGACAGCCGCCGTGTTTAGGCGGTCAACTGCAGAGCTCGCAGAGAGGGCGGCCCAGAACCTGCCCTTCTACATAGGTCTCACGATCCACGCCGGCTTAATCTTCGGCAAAGGAGGCCTGCCGGTCTCCTCCAATAGCTTCAGAGGCGCGGTGGGGGTAAGCGGAGGCACAGGAGATCAGGACGAAGAGGTGGCTAAGGCAGTCGCCGAGGCCCTACACTCCTGA
- a CDS encoding HAD-IIA family hydrolase yields MKPSVYFIDVQGTLLKRNPQTLKSQLIGGVKAMEAMRQRGARYFILSNAPRLTEEVYKDLAAVGLPVGMEQVITSAQVTGEYIAKRFGPSKLYVIGSDSFKQELAKYGHQVVEDGADIVVVGIDRQLTFEKLNKAMQLIMSGAKLVAAGMSRFIPEEKPTISIGPIAMALSYATGVKPINTGKPSRIMYTYALIRARAYPEESAIISDDLEDLVLAQKMGFHTILVLTGTTTPERLRESGFQPDQVLSNIDELEP; encoded by the coding sequence ATGAAGCCAAGCGTATATTTTATAGATGTCCAAGGTACTTTACTAAAGAGAAACCCGCAGACCTTGAAGAGCCAGCTAATAGGCGGCGTAAAGGCTATGGAGGCGATGAGGCAGAGGGGGGCGCGCTACTTCATCCTGTCCAACGCGCCTAGGTTAACCGAAGAGGTGTATAAGGACCTCGCGGCTGTCGGCCTGCCTGTGGGTATGGAGCAGGTGATAACGTCGGCGCAGGTGACAGGGGAGTACATAGCGAAGAGGTTTGGGCCTTCGAAACTCTACGTAATTGGGTCTGACAGCTTTAAGCAGGAGCTGGCTAAGTACGGCCACCAGGTGGTGGAGGACGGCGCTGATATAGTGGTGGTGGGGATTGACAGACAGCTGACTTTCGAGAAGCTTAACAAGGCGATGCAGTTGATCATGTCGGGGGCCAAGCTGGTGGCGGCTGGCATGTCTAGGTTTATACCAGAGGAGAAGCCGACGATCTCCATAGGCCCCATCGCCATGGCTCTTTCCTACGCCACTGGTGTAAAGCCGATAAACACTGGGAAGCCCTCTCGCATAATGTACACCTATGCCTTGATACGCGCCAGGGCCTACCCCGAGGAGAGCGCCATAATTAGCGATGACCTGGAGGACCTGGTGCTGGCCCAGAAGATGGGCTTCCACACAATTCTCGTCCTCACGGGCACCACGACCCCCGAAAGGCTGAGGGAGTCCGGCTTCCAGCCAGACCAGGTCTTGTCTAACATAGACGAGCTGGAGCCGTGA